In a single window of the Prinia subflava isolate CZ2003 ecotype Zambia chromosome 3, Cam_Psub_1.2, whole genome shotgun sequence genome:
- the CREBZF gene encoding CREB/ATF bZIP transcription factor, producing the protein MRHSLTQLLAAGGASPSGAVWPLAGAGQAPRGRDGGGEGDPGPARPKPQPPPRRDSPGASEPRRPEKEAEAPGGPLEVWEQEDWFPGLELGDLLEAARPDWDLDAELSGCFCGDPEPPPAPGQGPRPAAPGRRSGGAGSRLKAAAARLNRLKKKQYVLGLESRLQGLAAENRQLRDRNRGLSRRLRELERESSYLRAVLANQSALGQLLSRLAGTRAGGLQLSTSLFRDTGSPRRQHQQLQPAGESSDHDYALPSSRPRGLEEAAAVTKTEEEWAAPGGICLHVDRDQVSVEFCSICARRAAASFKIFSFRWLPCQAPLCRG; encoded by the exons atGCGCCACAGCCTCACGCAGCTGCTGGCGGCCGGCGGGGCCAGCCCCTCGGGCGCCGTCTGGCCGCTGGCCGGAGCGGGGCAGGCCCCGAGAGGGCGGGATGGCGGCGGGGAAGGGGACCCGGGCCCCGCGCGGCCCAAaccgcagccgccgccgcggcGGGACTCCCCGGGAGCCTCGGAGCCGCGGCGGCCGGAGAAGGAGGCTGAGGCGCCCGGCGGCCCGCTGGAGGTGTGGGAGCAAGAGGACTGGTTcccggggctggagctgggagaccTGCTGGAGGCGGCCCGGCCGGACTGGGACCTGGACGCGGAGCTGAGCGGCTGCTTCTGTGGGGAcccggagccgccgcccgcgcccggcCAGGGCCCGCGGCCGGCGGCGCCCGGGCGgaggagcggcggggccgggagtCGGCTgaaggcggcggcggcgcggttGAACCGGCTGAAGAAGAAGCAGtatgtgctggggctggagagccGCCTGCAAGGCCTGGCTGCCGAGAACCGGCAGCTGCGGGACCGCAACCGCGGCCTGAGCCGCCGCCTGCGAGAGCTGGAGCGGGAGAGCAGCTACCTGCGGGCTGTGCTGGCCAACCAGAGCgcgctggggcagctgctgagccGCCTGGCCGGGACCCGCGCCGGcgggctgcagctcagcaccagcctcttcagggacacgggcagcccccgccgccagcaccagcagctccagcccgcCGGCGAGAGCAGCGACCACGACTACGCACTGCCCAgctcccggccccgcggccTGGAGGAGGCGGCGGCCGTGACTAAGACGGAGGAGGAGTGGGCGGCCCCCGGCGGGATCTGCCTACACGTGGACCGGGATCAGGTGTCGGTGGAGTTCTGCTCCATCTGTGCTCGGCGGGCGGCGGCCTCCTTCAAAAT TTTCTCTTTTAGGTGGTTGCCCTGCCAGGCTCCGTTGTGTAGGGGTTAA